Proteins from one Camelina sativa cultivar DH55 chromosome 8, Cs, whole genome shotgun sequence genomic window:
- the LOC104705578 gene encoding ADP-ribosylation factor GTPase-activating protein AGD3, translating to MHFTKLDDSPMFRKQLQSMEESAEILRERSLKFYKGCRKYTEGLGEAYDGDIAFASALETFGGGHNDPISVAFGGPVMTKFTIALREIGTYKEVLRSQVEHILNDRLLQFANMDLHEVKEARKRFDKASITYDQAREKFLSLRKGTKSDVAAALEQELHTSRSMFEQARFNLVTALSNVEAKKRFEFLEAVSGTMDAHLRYFKQGYELLHQMEPYINQVLTYAQQSRERSNYEQAALNEKMQEYKRQVDRESRWGSNGSNGSPNGDGIQAIGRSSHKMIDAVMQSAARGKVQTIRQGYLSKRSSNLRGDWKRRFFVLDSRGMLYYYRKQCSKPSGSGSQLSGQRNSSELGSGLLSRWLSSNSHGHGGVHDEKSVARHTVNLLTSTIKVDADQSDLRFCFRIISPTKNYTLQAESALDQMDWIEKITGVIASLLSSQVPEQRLPGSPMGSGHHRSASESSSYESSEYDHPTTDEFACERSFLGYHERPSRNFQPQRSIRKGEKPIDALRKVCGNEKCADCGAPEPDWASLNLGVLVCIECSGVHRNLGVHISKVRSLTLDVKVWEPSVISLFQALGNTFANTVWEELLHSRSAFHGDPGLTGSDKSRVMVTGKPSYADMISIKEKYIQAKYAEKLFVRRSRDCDFPQSIAQQMWDAVCGNDKKAVYRLIVNGDADVNFVYDQSSSSSSLTLSRVILVPERPKREDVLLRLRNELLDRNSGSSSNISPEGSGCSSLLHCACEKADIGMVELLLQYGANVNARDSSGQTPLHCCILKGKAVIARLLLTRGADPEAMNVEGKTALDIAAESKFTDPEVLALLSDTNGYNHRQC from the exons ATGCATTTCACCAAGCTTGATGACTCTCCCATGTTCCGCAAAcag TTACAAAGCATGGAGGAGAGTGCAGAAATATTGCGGGAAAGAAGTCTCAAGTTTTACAAAGGATGCCGGAAATACAC TGAAGGGCTAGGCGAGGCATATGATGGGGACATTGCTTTCGCAAGTGCACTTGAAACATTTGGTGGAGGCCATAATGATCCAATTAGTGTTGCTTTTGGAG GACCTGTAATGACGAAATTTACAATTGCGCTGAGGGAAATTGGGACTTATAAAGAAGTTCTTCGGTCACAG GTGGAACATATACTGAATGACAGATTACTTCAATTTGCCAATATGGACTTGCATGAGGTTAAG GAAGCTCGGAAGCGCTTTGACAAGGCTAGCATTACCTACGATCAG GCCCGTGAGAAGTTTTTATCTTTGAGGAAAGGTACAAAAAGTGACGTTGCTGCTGCTTTAGAACAG GAACTTCACACTTCGAGGTCTATGTTTGAGCAAGCTCGGTTCAACCTT GTGACTGCTCTTTCAAATGTTGAAGCTAAGAAAAGGTTTGAATTTTTGGAAGCTGTCAGCGGAACGATGGATGCTCATCTTCGGTATTTCAAACAG GGTTACGAATTACTGCATCAGATGGAACCATATATCAATCAG GTCTTGACCTATGCACAACAATCCAGAGAAAGATCAAATTATGAACAAGCAGCACTTAATGAAAAGATGCAGGAGTACAAAAGACAGGTTGATCGAGAGAGCAGGTGGGGTTCAAATGGTTCTAATGGATCACCGAATGGAGATGGCATACAGGCGATAGGTCGAAGCTCTCACAAAATGATAGATGCCGTTATGCAATCTGCTGCAAGGGGGAAG GTGCAAACAATAAGGCAAGGTTATCTCTCTAAACGATCTTCAAATCTGAGAGGAGACTGGAAAAGACGGTTTTTTGTTCTTGACAGCCGGGGAATGCTGTATTATTACCGAAAACAGTGTAGCAAACCATCT GGGTCTGGCAGCCAGCTTTCTGGACAGAGAAATAGCTCCGAGCTTGGGTCTGGACTTCTTAGTAGGTGGCTTTCTTCGAATAGTCATGGACATGGTGGTGTCCATGATGAGAAGTCTGTAGCTCGTCATACAGTGAACTTACTCACCTCAACGATTAAAGTCGACGCTGATCAATCAGATCTGAGGTTTTGCTTTAGGATCATTTCACCTACAAAAAACTACACGTTGCAG GCTGAGAGTGCACTCGATCAAATGGATTGGATAGAAAAGATTACAGGGGTTATTGCATCGCTACTTAGTTCTCAGGTCCCTGAACAG CGTCTTCCTGGTAGTCCCATGGGAAGTGGTCACCATCGATCTGCTAGTGAAAGTAGCTCTTATGAAAGTTCTGAATATGATCATCCTACTACTGATGAATTTGCATGTGAGAGGAGCTTTTTAGGGTACCATGAAAGGCCGTCAAGAAATTTTCAGCCGCAACGGTCTATTAGAAAGGGTGAGAAGCCCATTGATGCGTTACGAAAGGTCTGTGGGAATGAGAAATGTGCGGATTGTGGAGCTCCAGAACCAGACTGGGCGTCTTTAAATCTTGGGGTTCTTGTCTGTATTGAATGTTCTGGTGTTCACCGTAATCTTGGTGTGCATATATCTAAG GTTAGGTCTCTCACTCTCGACGTGAAAGTATGGGAGCCATCTGTTATAAGTTTGTTCCAAGCTCTTGGAAATACTTTCGCAAACACAGTTTGGGAGGAGTTACTTCATTCAAGGAGTGCCTTTCATGGTGACCCAGGCTTAACTGG GTCGGATAAATCCAGGGTCATGGTCACTGGAAAACCCAGCTATGCTGATATGATCTCTATCAAGGAGAAGTATATACAAGCTAAG TATGCAGAGAAGCTATTTGTTCGGAGATCGAGAGACTGTGATTTCCCGCAATCAATTGCACAACAAATGTGGGACGCAGTGTGTGGCAATGATAAAAAGGCTGTTTATAGGCTAATTGTCAATGGTGACGCGGATGTGAATTTTGTGTATGACCAATCATCTTCCAGCTCTTCGTTAACACTTTCAAGAGTAATATTAGTACCAGAAAGGCCGAAGCGTGAAGATGTTCTACTCAGATTAAGGAATGAGTTACTGGATAGAAACTCGGGTAGCTCTTCAAATATTTCTCCAGAGGGAAGCGGATGTTCATCTCTGCTTCACTGTGCTTGCGAGAAGGCAGACATTGGGATGGTAGAGCTTTTGTTGCAATATGGTGCAAATGTAAACGCCAGAGATTCAAGTGGTCAAACGCCGTTGCACTGTTGTATTCTCAAAGGCAAAGCAGTAATAGCAAGATTGCTACTCACTAG GGGAGCAGACCCGGAAGCTATGAACGTAGAAGGCAAAACCGCTCTTGATATTGCTGCAGAGTCCAAGTTTACTGATCCAGAAGTCCTTGCTCTCCTTTCGGACACAAACGGATACAATCACAGACAGTGctga
- the LOC104705574 gene encoding pentatricopeptide repeat-containing protein At5g13270, chloroplastic, whose amino-acid sequence MTILTVQSSYIPSRVPVIKNSNFDQIPSWVSLKSSTSSSSSSSSSSVKIEHKQGQVENLHLVSLSKNGKLNEAFEFFQELDKAGVSVSPYTYQCLFEACRNLRSLSHGRLLHDRMRMAVENPSVFLQNCVLQMYCECGSLEDADKLFDEMPELNAASRVTMISAYVEQGFLDKAVGLFSGMLASGEKPPSSMYTTLLKSLVNPRSLNVGRQIHAHVMRTGLCSNASIEIGILNMYVKCGWLVGAKRVFDQMAVKKPVAWTGLMVGYTQAGRARDALKLFVDLVTEGVEWDSFVFSVVLKACASLEELNLGQQIHACVAKLGLESEVSVGTPLVDFYIKCSSFESACRAFQEISEPNDVTWSAIISGYCQMSQFEEAVKTFKSLRSKNAAVLNSFTYTSIFQACSVLADCNIGGQVHADAIKRSLIGSQYGESALITMYSKCGCLDDAHEVFESMDNPDIVAWTSFLSGHAYYGNASEALRLFEKMVSCGMKPNSVTFIAVLTACSHAGLVEQGKHYLDTMLRKYNVAPTIDHYDCMIDIYARAGLLDEALKFMKNMPFEPDAMSWKCFLSGCWTHKNLELGKIAGEELRQLDPEDTAGYVLPFNLFTWAGKWEEAADMMKLMNERMLKKELSCSWIQEKGKIHRFIVGDKHHPQTREIYEKLKEFDGFMEGDVFQCTMTERREQLLDHSERLAIAFGLISVNGNARAPIKVFKNLRACPDCHQFAKHVSLVTGHEIVIRDSRRFHHFKEGKCSCNDYW is encoded by the coding sequence ATGACGATACTCACTGTACAGTCTTCGTATATCCCATCTCGAGTTCCGGTTATAAAGAACTCAAATTTCGATCAGATTCCGTCGTGGGTATCTCTGAAATCGagcacttcttcttcttcttcttcttcttcttcctctgttaaAATCGAGCATAAGCAAGGACAAGTGGAGAATCTTCATTTGGTTTCGTTGTCGAAGAATGGGAAGCTCAACGAAGCGTTTGAGTTTTTCCAAGAATTGGATAAGGCTGGCGTCTCCGTTAGCCCATATACATACCAATGTCTCTTTGAAGCATGCAGAAATTTAAGGTCTTTATCTCATGGGAGACTCTTACACGATCGCATGCGGATGGCTGTCGAGAATCCTTCTGTGTTTCTTCAGAACTGTGTGTTACAAATGTACTGTGAGTGCGGGAGCTTGGAAGATGCAGATAagctgttcgatgaaatgcctgagtTAAACGCAGCCTCGAGAGTTACGATGATATCTGCTTACGTTGAACAAGGTTTTTTGGATAAAGCTGTTGGTTTGTTCTCAGGAATGCTAGCTTCAGGTGAAAAGCCTCCTTCTTCTATGTATACTACACTCTTGAAATCGTTGGTGAATCCTAGGAGTTTAAACGTTGGTAGACAGATTCATGCTCATGTTATGCGTACTGGGTTATGTAGCAACGCCTCTATAGAGATTGGGATCTTGAACATGTACGTGAAATGTGGTTGGTTAGTGGGTGCTAAGCGAGTGTTCGATCAGATGGCGGTGAAGAAACCAGTGGCTTGGACGGGATTGATGGTAGGTTATACTCAAGCTGGAAGAGCAAGAGATGCTTTGAAACTATTTGTTGATTTGGTAACCGAAGGTGTTGAATGGGACAGTTTTGTGTTTTCAGTTGTTCTTAAAGCATGTGCTTCTCTTGAAGAGCTTAATCTTGGCCAGCAAATTCATGCCTGTGTTGCTAAACTTGGACTGGAATCTGAAGTTTCGGTTGGAACTCCACTTGTCGATTTTTACATCAAATGTTCCAGCTTCGAGTCTGCTTGCCGCGCATTCCAAGAAATCAGTGAGCCAAATGATGTTACCTGGAGTGCAATCATTTCTGGATACTGCCAAATGAGTCAGTTTGAGGAGGCTGTTAAAACCTTCAAGTCTTTGAGAAGTAAAAATGCGGCGGTTCTAAATTCGTTCACATATACTAGCATATTCCAAGCATGCTCAGTACTCGCAGATTGCAACATTGGTGGCCAAGTCCATGCAGATGCTATAAAAAGAAGTCTGATTGGATCTCAGTATGGAGAAAGCGCTCTTATCACGATGTATTCAAAATGTGGATGCTTAGATGATGCACATGAAGTCTTTGAGTCAATGGATAACCCCGACATTGTTGCTTGGACGTCTTTTCTATCAGGTCATGCTTACTATGGAAATGCCTCTGAAGCTCTGAGATTGTTTGAGAAAATGGTGAGTTGTGGTATGAAGCCAAACTCAGTTACATTTATTGCGGTTTTAACCGCCTGCAGCCATGCAGGCCTTGTTGAACAGGGAAAGCATTACTTAGACACGATGCTTCGGAAATATAATGTGGCTCCGACTATCGACCATTATGATTGTATGATCGACATTTATGCCCGCGCAGGCCTATTAGACGAAGCTCTCAAATTTATGAAGAATATGCCTTTTGAACCTGATGCAATGAGCTGGAAATGCTTTCTAAGTGGCTGTTGGACTCACAAGAATCTTGAACTGGGCAAGATTGCTGGTGAGGAACTGCGCCAACTTGATCCAGAAGATACAGCTGGATATGTGTTACCGTTTAATCTGTTTACCTGGGCTGGAAAGTGGGAAGAAGCTGCTGACATGATGAAACTAATGAATGAGAGGATGTTAAAGAAGGAACTGAGCTGCAGCTGGATCCAAGAAAAGGGTAAGATTCATCGATTTATAGTGGGTGATAAACACCATCCACAAACTCGGGAGATCTATGAGAAGCTTAAGGAGTTTGACGGTTTCATGGAAGGTGATGTGTTTCAGTGTACTAtgacagagagaagagaacagCTTCTTGATCATAGTGAGAGACTTGCCATTGCATTTGGGCTGATATCGGTGAATGGTAATGCCCGTGCACCGATTAAGGTGTTCAAGAATCTTCGGGCATGCCCAGATTGTCATCAGTTTGCAAAGCATGTATCTTTGGTTACAGGACATGAAATCGTTATTCGAGATTCCAGAAGGTTTCACCATTTCAAGGAGGGAAAGTGTTCCTGTAATGATTACTGGTGA
- the LOC104705575 gene encoding coiled-coil domain-containing protein SCD2-like codes for MERARTESPSYFRQWSGESGGTTNAAVAPSSPARHHHARSSSVTTMSNVKRAQNVAAKAAAQRLAKVMASQTNNDDDDDDDDDEVGGDDLGFRYGAPPPLSFTRNASSTIAKPKPAASPVVPPPKIARSSSPALSRNSPAVSVRASQPPVPPSKMSQRNQTIPVVTPKNQQSEKRVLADIGHLNGKDSKDQHEASALRDELDMMQEENESILEKLRLEDERCHEAEARVRELEKQVTSLGEGVSLEAKLLSRKEAALRQREAALKEARQNREGTNKETTALRSQAENAKLETAAIVAQLQGAESEVNALRTMTHRMILTQKEMEEVVLKRCWLARYWGLAARYGICSDIATSKYEYWSSLAPLPFEIVLSAGQKAKEESWEKDSEENEKRSQLVQDLNDLTGEGNIESMLSVEMGLKELTSLKVEVAITNTLAQLRLANTARLSDIELKSPGGPKITEALELSPEESEDVLFKEAWLTYFWRRAESLGIEVDIARERLRFWIGRSAHSPSSHDAIEVEQGLTELRKLRIERRLWEASRSSQ; via the exons ATGGAACGAGCACGAACCGAAAGCCCTAGTTACTTCCGTCAATGGAGCGGTGAGTCAGGAGGTACCACCAATGCCGCCGTAGCTCCTTCTTCTCCGGCGCGTCATCACCATGCTCGATCTTCTTCCGTCACTACTATGTCAAACGTCAAACGAGCTCAAAACGTCGCTGCTAAAGCTGCTGCTCAGAGGCTTGCTAAGGTCATGGCTTCACAGACCAAcaatgatgacgacgacgatgatgatgatgatgaagtcgGTGGTGATGATTTAGGTTTCCGATATggtgctcctcctcctctttcctTCACTAGGAATGCTTCTTCCACAATTGCTAAACCTAAACCTGCTGCTTCTCCTGTTGTTCCTCCTCCCAAGATCGCTAGATCTTCCTCCCCTGCG TTATCTAGGAACTCTCCAGCCGTATCTGTTCGCGCATCGCAACCGCCTGTCCCGCCGAGTAAAATGTCTCAAAGGAATCAAACTATACCAGTTGTAACTCCTAAGAATCAGCAGAGTGAAAAGAG GGTTTTAGCTGATATTGGTCATCTTAATGGAAAAGATTCGAAAGATCAGCATGAAGCATCTGCTCTTCGTGATGAA CTCGATATGATGCAAGAGGAGAATGAGAGTATTCTTGAGAAG CTTAGGCTTGAGGATGAGAGATGCCATGAAGCAGAAGCTAGGGTGAGAGAGCTTGAAAAACAG GTGACTTCTTTGGGGGAAGGTGTATCCTTGGAAGCTAAACTTCTGAGCCG AAAAGAAGCTGCCTTGCGTCAAAGAGAG GCGGCCCTTAAAGAGGCAAGGCAGAATAGAGAAGGGACTAATAAAGAGACTACTGCTCTTCGGTCTCAAGCAGAG AATGCAAAACTTGAGACCGCTGCTATAGTAGCACAACTTCAAGGAGCAGAATCTGAAGTCAACGCTCTAAGGACGATGACACATAGAATGATATTGACCCAAAAAGAGATG GAGGAAGTTGTTCTTAAGCGATGCTGGCTTGCTCGGTATTGGGGTTTAGCTGCCAGATATG GCATTTGTTCGGATATTGCTACATCAAAGTACGAATACTGGTCATCTCTAGCACCTCTTCCTTTTGAAATTGTGCTGTCAGCTGGGCAGAAGGCTAAAGAAGAAAGTTGGGAAAAAG ATTCTGAGGAGAACGAGAAGAGGAGCCAGCTCGTTCAAGATTTAAATGATCTAACAGGAGAGGGAAATATTGAAAGTATGCTCTCTGTGGAAATGGGTTTAAAGGAACTAACTTCTTTAAAG GTTGAAGTTGCCATTACTAATACATTAGCCCAGCTAAGGTTGGCCAATACTGCTAGATTGTCTGATATCG AGTTAAAATCACCAGGTGGTCCTAAGATTACGGAGGCACTGG AATTGAGTCCAGAAGAGTCTGAGGATGTTCTCTTCAAGGAG GCTTGGCTCACGTACTTCTGGAGAAGAGCAGAATCCCTTGGCATAGAAGTGGACATTGCGAGAGAACGTCTTAGATTCTGGATCGGCAGGAGCGCACACTCCCCATCTTCACATGACGCCATTGAAG TTGAGCAAGGACTAACAGAGCTAAGAAAGCTGCGGATAGAACGTAGACTGTGGGAGGCCTCCAGGTCCAGCCAGTAA
- the LOC104705577 gene encoding aspartokinase 1, chloroplastic-like, producing the protein MAATRVRCCHSNAPFTRSPLTSLRNSPTLPISPSRVDFSALKGSKKLSLLTIGDGFSIRRVSGSGCRNNSVRAVLDEKKTDAITEVEEKGFTCVMKFGGSSVATAERMREVADLILTFPEESPVIVLSAMGKTTNNLLLAGEKAVCCGVSNASEIEELSVIKELHLRTVKELKIDPSDILSYLEELEQLLKGIAMMKELTLRTRDYLVSFGECFSTRIFAAYLNKLGVKARQYDAFEIGFITTDDFTNGDILEATYPAVAKRLFEDWTHDPAVPIVTGFLGKGWKTGAVTTLGRGGSDLTATTIGKALGLKEIQVWKDVDGVLTCDPTIYKRATPVPYLTFDEAAELAYFGAQVLHPQSMRPAREGEIPVRVKNSYNPKAPGTIITKTRDMTKTILTSIVLKRNVTMLDIASTRMLGQVGFLAKVFSIFEELGISVDVVATSEVSISLTLDPSKLWSRELIQQELDHVVEELEKIAVVNLLKGRAIISLIGNVQHSSLILERAFHVLYTKGVNVQMISQGASKVNISFIVNDAEAEGCVQALHKSFFESGDLSELMIQPRLGNGSPVRTMQVEN; encoded by the exons aTGGCGGCTACTAGGGTTCGGTGTTGTCATAGCAATGCACCTTTCACAAGATCGCCGCTTACCAGCCTTCGAAACTCGCCGACGCTACCGATTTCTCCGAGTCGTGTCGATTTCTCTGCGCTGAAGGGATCAAAGAAATTGTCTTTATTAACCATTGGGGATGGCTTCTCCATTAGAAGGGTGTCAGGTTCAGGCTGCAGAAACAACAGTGTACGAGCTGTGTTGGATGAGAAGAAGACAGATGCGATAACTGAGGTAGAGGAGAAGGGGTTCACGTGCGTGATGAAGTTTGGTGGATCGTCGGTGGCGACAGCTGAGAGAATGAGGGAAGTTGCGGATTTGATTTTGACTTTTCCGGAAGAAAGTCCCGTCATTGTTCTCTCTGCTATGGGGAAAACTACCAACAATCTCTTGCTT GCGGGAGAGAAGGCTGTGTGTTGTGGTGTTTCTAATGCATCTGAGATCGAGGAGTTGAGCGTTATTAAGGAATTGCATctcag AACAGTGAAAGAGCTCAAGATCGATCCCTCTGATATCTTGT CATATTTGGAAGAACTGGAGCAACTCCTGAAAGGCATAGCCATGATGAAGGAGTTGACACTTCGAACCAGAGACTACCTAGTCTCTTTTGGAGAGTGCTTCTCTACGAGGATTTTCGCTGCTTATCTTAATAAACTCGGTGTCAAGGCACGCCAA TACGATGCTTTTGAAATTGGGTTTATTACAACGGATGATTTCACAAACGGGGATATACTGGAAGCAACTTATCCAGCCGTTGCCAAGAGATTATTTGAAGATTGGACGCATGATCCTGCTGTTCCTATTGTAACGGGTTTCCTTGGGAAG GGTTGGAAAACTGGTGCGGTTACTACCTTGGGTAGGGGTGGAAGTGATTTGACGGCAACCACAATTGGTAAAGCATTGGGTTTGAAAGAGATTCAG GTCTGGAAAGATGTTGATGGTGTTCTAACATGTGACCCTACTATTTATAAACGAGCTACACCAGTACCATATCTGACATTCGACGAAGCAGCCGAGTTAGCTTATTTTGGTGCACAG GTCTTGCACCCACAGTCAATGAGACCAGCAAGAGAGGGTGAGATTCCTGTAAGGGTTAAGAATTCTTATAACCCTAAAGCTCCTGGAACAATCATCACTAAAACAAGAGACATGACTAAG ACAATTTTAACGAGCATTGTTCTGAAACGAAATGTGACCATGTTGGATATAGCAAGCACGCGAATGCTTGGTCAGGTTGGCTTCCTTGCGAAG GTATTTTCGATATTTGAGGAACTTGGCATTTCAGTCGATGTTGTTGCCACTAGTGAAGTCAGTATATCTCTGACACTGGACCCTTCAAAACTATGGAGCAGGGAACTTATTCAACAG GAGCTTGATCATGTAGTTGAAGAACTGGAGAAAATTGCAGTTGTGAATCTTCTAAAAGGAAGGGCAATCATCTCTCTGATTGGGAATGTTCAACATTCCTCCCTGATTTTAGAGAGG GCGTTTCATGTTCTATATACCAAAGGTGTCAATGTCCAAATGATATCACAAGGAGCATCCAAG GTAAACATTTCCTTTATAGTAAACGATGCTGAAGCTGAAGGATGTGTTCAGGCCCTTCACAAATCCTTCTTCGAGAGCGGTGACCTCTCAGAGTTAATGATTCAACCCAGACTTGGAAACGGTTCACCTGTTAGGACAATGCAAGTAGAAAACTGA
- the LOC104705576 gene encoding inactive leucine-rich repeat receptor-like protein kinase CORYNE, protein MEQRRRRRRRRNGYSNTITLLLLFFFLVFNSRTTTSTNCRRRTVKHLSTTSSSSTLLESRITSKVIVVSIVSGILTGLLSALFLAFLVRCIVKYMRQTPILKGPVVFSPKITPKSLHAALGNGIQLLGSDPNGKYYKMVLDNGLVVAVKRLGSLEGVGLPETSSSKSVKRRLQKELELLAGLRHRNLMSLRAYVRDSDEFSLVYDYMPNGSLEDVMNKVRAKEVELGWEIRLRVAVGIVKGLQYLHFSCETQILHYNLKPTNVMLDSEFEPRLADCGLAKIMPSSHTSVSCYSAPESSQSNRYTDKSDIFSFGMILGVLLTGRDPTHPFCEEAANGGTLGQWLKHLQQSGEAREALDKSILGEEVEEDEMLMALRITIVCLSDFPADRPSSDELVHMLTQLHSF, encoded by the exons AtggagcagagaagaagaagaagaagaagaagaaacggatATAGCAACACTATCACTCTGCTcctactcttcttctttttagtctTCAATTCAAGAACGACCACAAGCACAAATTGTCGCCGAAGAACTGTGAAACACTTATCCACAACTTCAAGTTCATCTACACTACTCGAATCAAGAATCACTTCCAAGGTCATTGTTGTTAGCATCGTCTCTGGGATTTTAACCGGTTTGCTTTCAGCCTTGTTCTTAGCTTTCTTGGTCCGTTGCATTGTCAAATACATGAGACAGACGCCTATTCTCAAAGGTCCTGTGGTTTTTTCCCCTAAAATCACACCTAAGTCTCTTCACGCTGCTCTTGGTAATGGTATTCAGTTGCTTGGTTCTGACCCTAATGGTAAATACTACAAGATGGTGCTTGATAATGGTCTAGTGGTTGCTGTCAAGAGACTAGGCTCTCTTGAAGGAGTTGGTTTACCAGAAACTAGTAGTAGCAAGTCGGTTAAGAGACGGTTGCAGAAGGAACTTGAGCTTCTTGCTGGGCTAAGACACAGGAACCTGATGAGTTTAAGAGCTTATGTTCGCGATTCTGATGAGTTCTCTCTCGTTTATGATTACATGCCGAATGGTAGTCTTGAGGATGTGATGAATAAGGTTAGAGCTAAGGAGGTAGAGCTTGGATGGGAGATTAGGCTTAGAGTTGCTGTTGGGATTGTGAAAGGGCTTCAGTATCTTCATTTCAGTTGTGAGACACAGATTCTTCATTATAACTTGAAACCTACAAATGTGATGTTGGATTCTGAGTTTGAGCCTCGGCTTGCTGATTGCGGATTGGCCAAGATCATGCCTAGTTCACACACATCAGTATCTTGCTACTCTGCTCCTGAGTCTTCTCAAAGTAACAG ATACACAGACAAAAGCGACATATTCAGCTTCGGGATGATACTGGGAGTTCTTTTAACTGGAAGAGACCCGACCCATCCTTTCTGTGAAGAGGCTGCAAATGGAGGCACCTTAGGACAGTGGCTAAAACATTTGCAGCAATCCGGGGAAGCAAGAGAAGCATTAGATAAGAGTATTCTTGGagaggaagtggaagaagatgagatgtTAATGGCTTTAAGAATCACGATTGTCTGCCTTTCTGACTTTCCGGCAGACAGGCCTTCAAGTGATGAGCTTGTTCACATGCTTACACAACTGCACAGCTTTTAG